From Camelina sativa cultivar DH55 chromosome 20, Cs, whole genome shotgun sequence, the proteins below share one genomic window:
- the LOC104769932 gene encoding receptor-like kinase LIP1, with protein MIRMNCFPCFTSQKSRNAPCTNNNNNQTNEHDEPEFRPPVATTKRVEERETEQLPVKTFNFRELATATKNFRQECLLGEGGFGRVYKGTLQSTGQLVAVKQLDKHGIHGNKEFQAEVLSLAKLEHPNLVKLIGYCADGDQRLLVFEYVSGGSLQDHLYEQKPGEKPMDWITRMKIAFGAAQGLDYLHDKVNPPVIYRDLKASNILLDAEFYPKLCDFGMHNLEPGTGDSLFLSSRVMDTYGYSAPEYTRGEDLTVKSDVYSFGVVLLELITGRRAIDTTKPNDEQNLVAWAQPIFRDPKRYPDMADPLLKKNFSERGLNQAVAITSMCLQEEPTARPLISDVTVALSFLSMSTEDGIPTTIPMSSFRDKSMSIALSRHGSCSVTPFSLPRKEEDDNSSSSSESEDEEEEKVKVKEKESIRSKTKQKEKETATHSDDSNSEKGQEEEHSQLEKPRDSSSSSSDSESDQRRSIDETNTTAQSLKINYSYSSEEEDNERPSSKSSSKSNEESTFSWHDSDKDHADSSRNTSMRINSLAHDDTSRNTSMRINSLAHNDSSRNTSMRINSLAHVDSSRNTSMRINSLAHNDSSKNTSMRMNSLAHDDDDEEEEEENQETRLEHIHSSKSEDQSVYSDEESGGSSLHQIEAEEEEHNSSDHE; from the exons atgataagGATGAATTGTTTTCCGTGTTTCACTTCACAAAAGAGCAGAAACGCTCCTtgtaccaacaacaacaacaaccagaCTAACGAACACGATGAACCCGAATTCAGACCACCTG TGGCGACGACGAAACGAGTTGAAGaacgagaaacagagcaattaCCGGTGAAAACATTCAATTTCCGGGAGTTAGCGACGGCGACCAAGAATTTCCGGCAAGAATGTCTTCTAGGAGAAGGTGGGTTCGGTAGGGTTTACAAAGGAACCCTTCAATCTACTGGCCAG TTGGTAGCTGTGAAGCAGTTGGACAAGCATGGAATACATGGTAACAAAGAGTTTCAAGCTGAAGTCTTGTCATTAGCTAAACTCGAACACCCCAATCTTGTTAAGCTTATAGGATACTGTGCTGATGGCGATCAACGGCTTTTAGTCTTTGAATATGTCTCTGGAGGTTCCCTTCAAGATCATCTTTACG AACAAAAGCCAGGCGAGAAGCCAATGGATTGGATAACGAGGATGAAGATTGCGTTTGGTGCAGCACAAGGATTGGATTACTTGCACGATAAAGTGAATCCACCAGTGATATACCGAGATTTGAAAGCCTCTAACATCTTGTTAGATGCTGAGTTTTACCCTAAGCTTTGTGACTTTGGTATGCATAACCTAGAGCCCGGGACTGGTGACAgcttgtttctttcttcccgGGTTATGGACACTTATGGTTATTCTGCTCCTGAGTACACTAGAGGGGAAGATCTCACTGTCAAATCAGACGTTTATAGCTTTGGAGTTGTGTTGCTTGAACTCATCACCGGTAGAAGAGCTATTGACACCACTAAGCCtaatgatgaacaaaatctaGTTGCTTGG GCACAACCGATATTTAGAGATCCTAAAAGATACCCGGATATGGCTGATCCTCTCTTGAAAAAGAATTTTTCAGAGAGAGGGTTAAATCAAGCAGTGGCAATAACATCAATGTGTCTACAAGAGGAACCAACAGCTCGTCCTTTGATAAGCGATGTAACTGTTGCTCTTAGCTTCCTTTCAATGTCTACAGAAGATGGTATTCCAACCACAATTCCAATGTCATCCTTCAGGGACAAAAGTATGTCCATTGCTTTAAGTAGACACGGTTCTTGTTCTGTAActcctttttctcttcctcGAAAAGAGGAAGACGACAACTCCAGCTCTTCATCAGaatcagaagatgaagaagaagaaaaagtaaaagtaaaagaaaaagaatcaataagaagtaagacaaaacaaaaggagaaagaaaccGCGACACATTCAGATGATTCAAACTCTGAAAAGGGTCAAGAAGAGGAACATTCTCAGTTAGAGAAACCTAGAGACTCTAGCAGTTCCTCCTCTGACTCTGAAAGTGATCAGAGAAGATCTATTGATGAAACAAACACAACTGCACAGAGCTTGAAGATAAATTATAGTTATagctctgaagaagaagataacgaGAGGCCAAGCAGTAAAAGCAGCTCTAAATCAAACGAAGAAAGCACGTTTTCGTGGCATGACAGTGATAAAGATCATGCTGATTCGTCTAGGAACACAAGCATGCGAATCAATAGCCTTGCTCACGATGATACGTCGAGGAACACAAGCATGCGAATCAATAGTCTTGCTCATAATGATTCGTCGAGGAACACAAGCATGCGAATCAATAGCCTTGCTCACGTTGATTCGTCGAGGAACACAAGCATGCGAATCAATAGTCTTGCTCATAATGATTCGTCGAAGAACACAAGCATGCGAATGAATAGCCTTGCtcatgatgatgacgatgaggaagaagaggaagagaatcAAGAAACTCGGCTTGAGCACATTCATAGCTCAAAATCTGAAGACCAAAGTGTTTATTCAGATGAGGAAAGTGGTGGATCGTCTTTGCATCAGATCgaagcagaggaagaggaacaCAATTCTTCTGACCATGAATAA
- the LOC104772294 gene encoding uncharacterized protein LOC104772294 produces MGNQNSKGSSSTTNPKEEIAVAPRPQQQQPHSPLLILKPQPQQPLPPASSEMPLLHPCYKREDYENMSEEKIDMLLATYGIMTVPGDLADKRHLAFKTFCWKHNNNKMSDYVKPNQKYTDDWMVVNSHPKS; encoded by the coding sequence ATGGGAAACCAGAATTCGAAAGGCTCTTCTTCCACAACCAACCCGAAAGAGGAGATTGCCGTTGCACCTCGGCCTCAGCAGCAGCAGCCGCACTCACCGCTATTGATCCTGAAACCGCAACCGCAGCAGCCACTACCACCAGCTTCATCTGAGATGCCTCTTCTCCATCCATGTTACAAAAGAGAAGACTATGAGAACATGAGCGAAGAGAAAATAGATATGCTTCTAGCGACTTACGGAATCATGACAGTGCCTGGCGATTTGGCTGACAAAAGACATTTGGCTTTCAAGACCTTCTGTTGGAAACataataacaacaaaatgtCAGATTACGTAAAGCCTAACCAGAAATATACCGACGATTGGATGGTCGTCAACAGTCACCCCAAATCCTAA
- the LOC104769933 gene encoding uncharacterized protein LOC104769933: MQCLMADGALITLDSDDSILASEHVLAVGKEFPDVETCRRSLKDLAIALHFDLRIVKSDRSRFIAKCSKEGCPWRIHAAKCPGVQTFSVRTLNSEHTCEGVRDLHHQQASVGWVARSVEARIRDNPQYKPKEILQDIRDEHGVAVSYMQAWRGKERSMAALHGTYEEGYRFLPAYCEQIKLVNPGSFASVSASGPENCFQRLFIAYRACISGFFSACRPLLELDRAHLKGKYLGVILCAAAVDADEGLFPLAIAIVDNESDENWSWFLSELRKLLGMSTDSMPRLTILSERQSGIVEAVETHFPTASHGFCLRYVSENFRDTFKNTKLVNIFWNAVYALTAAEFESKINEMVEISQDVVAWFDLFPPHLWAVAYFQGVRYGHFGLGITEVLYNWALECHELPIIQMMEHIRHQISAWFDHRRELSMRWNSILVPSAERHITEAAADARCYQVLRANEVEFEIVSTERTNIVDIRTRVCSCRRWQLYGLPCAHAAAALISCGRNVHLFAEPCFTVSSYQQMYSQMIGEIPDRSLWKNEGEELQGGGILRIRPPKTRRPPGRPKKKVVRVENLKRPKRIVQCGRCHLLGHSQKKCTQPI; encoded by the exons atgcAATGCCTAATGGCTGATGGAGCTTTGATTACTTTAGATTCCGATGATAGTATTTTAGCATCTGAACATGTTTTAGCAGTAGGTAAAGAGTTTCCCGATGTGGAAACTTGCAGAAGAAGTTTGAAAGATTTGGCTATTGCTCTCCATTTTGATCTCCGTATTGTCAAATCCGACCGTAGTCGGTTTATAGCCAAATGCTCTAAAGAAGGTTGTCCATGGCGTATCCATGCCGCTAAATGTCCTGGTGTTCAGACTTTTTCTGTTAGGACGCTTAATAGTGAGCATACTTGTGAAGGTGTTCGTGACCTTCATCATCAGCAAGCATCGGTTGGTTGGGTTGCTAGATCTGTAGAGGCACGTATCAGAGATAATCCTCAGTATAAACCCAAGGAGATATTGCAGGATATACGTGATGAGCATGGGGTTGCGGTTTCTTATATGCAGGCTTGGCGTGGGAAAGAGCGGAGTATGGCTGCACTTCATGGGACTTATGAGGAAGGGTATCGGTTTCTCCCTGCGTATTGTGAGCAGATTAAACTAGTCAATCCTGGGAGTTTTGCTTCTGTTTCTGCTTCCGGACCAGAGAATTGTTTCCAGCGGTTGTTTATTGCGTATCGAGCTTGTATCTCTGGTTTTTTCAGTGCTTGTAGGCCTCTTCTTGAATTGGATAGAGCACATCTTAAAGGGAAGTACTTGGGTGTGATCCTCTGTGCTGCTGCTGTTGATGCGGATGAAGGTTTGTTCCCGTTGGCTATCGCCATTGTTGACAATGAAAGTGATGAAAACTGGTCGTGGTTTCTCTCGGAGCTGAGGAAGCTTCTCGGGATGAGTACTGATAGCATGCCAAGGCTCACGATACTCTCGGAGAGACAGAGTGGAATTGTAGAAGCTGTGGAAACTCATTTCCCAACTGCTTCCCATGGGTTTTGTCTTCGTTATGTTAGTGAAAACTTCAGGGATACGTTTAAGAACACGAAGCTTGTTAATATCTTCTGGAATGCGGTTTACGCGCTCACAGCAGCAGAGTTCGAGTCGAAGATAAACGAAATGGTTGAGATATCGCAAGATGTGGTTGCGTGGTTTGATCTCTTCCCTCCGCATCTTTGGGCTGTAGCGTATTTTCAAGGCGTGAGGTATGGACATTTTGGTTTAGGGATCACTGAGGTTTTATACAACTGGGCTCTCGAATGCCATGAACTACCAATCATACAGATGATGGAACATATCCGGCATCAGATATCAGCTTGGTTCGATCACCGTCGTGAGTTGAGCATGAGATGGAACTCAATACTTGTGCCATCCGCAGAGAGACATATAACAGAAGCGGCTGCGGACGCACGGTGTTACCAAGTTTTACGAGCAAACGAGGTCGAGTTTGAG ATTGTGTCGACGGAGAGAACCAACATAGTGGATATACGGACACGAGTTTGCTCGTGCCGTCGCTGGCAGCTTTACGGACTGCCGTGTGCTCATGCAGCTGCAGCACTGATCTCGTGCGGTCGGAACGTGCATCTGTTTGCAGAACCGTGTTTCACAGTGTCGAGCTATCAGCAGATGTACTCGCAGATGATTGGGGAGATTCCGGATAGAAGCTTGTGGAAGAATGAAGGAGAAGAGCTTCAAGGAGGAGGGATCTTGAGGATACGACCGCCGAAAACGAGGAGACCACCAGGTAGACCAAAGAAGAAAGTGGTTAGAGTTGAGAATCTAAAGAGACCGAAGAGGATTGTGCAATGTGGAAGGTGCCATTTGCTTGGACATTCTCAGAAGAAATGCACACAGCCAATTTGA
- the LOC104769936 gene encoding probable UDP-arabinopyranose mutase 5: MSLAEINKNEVDIVIGALNADLTQFLTSWKSFFSGFHLIVVKDPELKEELNIPEGFDVDVYSKTDMEKVVGASNATMFSGYSCRYFGYLVSKKKYIVSIDDDCVPAKDPKGFLVDAVTQHVINLENPATPLFFNTLYDPYCEGADFVRGYPFSLRSGVPCAASCGLWLNLADLDAPTQALKTEQRNTAYVDAVMTVPAKAMLPISGINIAFNRELVGPALVPALRIAGEGKVRWETLEDVWCGMCLKHISDHLGYGVKTGLPYVWRNERGDAVESLRKKWEGMKLMEKSVPFFESLKLPETALKVEDCVIELAKAVREQLGSDDPAFTQAADAMVKWVQLWNSVNSSG, encoded by the exons ATGTCTTTAGCTGAG ATCAACAAGAATGAAGTCGACATTGTCATTGGGGCTCTTAACGCTGACCTAACTCAGTTTCTGACCAGCTGGAAGTCCTTTTTCTCTGGTTTCCATCTGATTGTTGTCAAAGATCCTGAGCTTAAGGAAGAACTCAACATACCAGAAGGCTTTGATGTAGATGTCTACTCCAAGACTGACATGGAAAAAGTTGTGGGCGCATCCAATGCCACCATGTTCTCTGGTTATTCTTGCAGATATTTTGGTTATCTCGTATCTAAAAAGAAGTACATTGTCTCAATTGATGATGATTGTGTCCCGGCTAAAGATCCCAAGGGGTTCCTTGTGGATGCTGTGACTCAGCACGTGATTAACCTCGAAAACCCTGCAACGCCTCTCTTCTTCAATACCCTTTACGATCCTTACTGTGAAGGAGCGGATTTTGTTCGTGGATACCCTTTCAGCCTCAGAAGTGGTGTCCCTTGTGCTGCATCTTGTGGACTTTGGCTTAATCTAGCTGATCTTGATGCTCCAACACAAGCTCTCAAGACAGAGCAAAGGAACACTGCATATGTTGATGCGGTTATGACTGTCCCTGCTAAGGCTATGCTACCCATAAGTGGAATCAATATCGCTTTTAACCGCGAGTTGGTAGGTCCAGCTTTGGTGCCTGCACTCAGAATCGCTGGAGAAGGGAAAGTGAGATGGGAAACTCTTGAAGATGTTTGGTGTGGGATGTGTCTGAAACATATCTCCGATCATTTGGGTTATGGTGTGAAAACTGGACTGCCTTATGTTTGGAGAAACGAGAGAGGTGATGCGGTGGAGAGTTTGAGGAAGAAATGGGAAGGAATGAAGCTGATGGAGAAAAGTGTTCCCTTTTTCGAGTCACTGAAATTGCCTGAGACTGCACTCAAAGTTGAAGATTGTGTGATTGAGCTTGCTAAGGCGGTGAGAGAGCAGTTAGGTTCAGATGATCCTGCCTTCACGCAAGCAGCTGATGCTATGGTTAAGTGGGTCCAGCTCTGGAATTCTGTTAATTCTAGCGGTTAA